From a region of the Streptococcus ruminantium genome:
- a CDS encoding ABC transporter ATP-binding protein, which translates to MISVSQIEKVIKGRTILSDISFEVRSGECVALIGPNGAGKTMLLSCLLGDKKVSRGQVLLAGQDPQTKANRERVAVLPQDNAIPTDLKVKELLRFFQAIYKDSLTNEEIDSLLRFSSEQKNQLAGKLSGGQKRLLAFVICLIGKPKLLFLDEPTAGMDTSTRRRFWEIVHELKEQGVTIFYTSHYIEEVEHTAERILVLHQGKLLRDTTPFAMRSEEREKEVTLPIAFISVVKKLADIREVTYKQDTVSFKTREIEKVWAGLQKAGCRISDLEVQNKTLLNSLFDETKGEEK; encoded by the coding sequence ATGATTAGTGTAAGTCAGATAGAAAAAGTTATCAAGGGACGGACGATTTTGTCCGATATTTCTTTTGAAGTTAGGAGCGGAGAATGTGTTGCTTTGATTGGTCCTAATGGTGCTGGTAAGACAATGCTCCTATCTTGTCTTTTGGGTGATAAGAAAGTTTCCCGAGGACAGGTTTTACTAGCTGGTCAGGATCCACAAACTAAAGCTAATAGGGAAAGGGTAGCCGTTTTGCCTCAAGACAATGCTATTCCAACGGATTTGAAAGTAAAGGAATTACTTCGTTTTTTTCAAGCCATTTATAAGGATAGTTTGACAAATGAGGAAATTGACAGCTTGCTCCGTTTTTCCTCAGAACAAAAAAATCAACTAGCTGGGAAGCTATCAGGTGGTCAGAAGAGACTCCTAGCTTTTGTGATTTGTTTGATTGGCAAGCCCAAACTGCTTTTCTTGGACGAACCAACAGCAGGTATGGATACATCAACTCGTCGACGTTTTTGGGAGATAGTCCATGAGCTCAAGGAGCAAGGAGTAACTATTTTCTATACTAGTCACTACATTGAAGAGGTAGAGCATACAGCAGAACGGATTTTGGTTTTGCATCAGGGCAAGCTCTTGCGTGATACGACACCATTTGCTATGCGGAGCGAGGAACGAGAAAAGGAAGTAACCTTGCCAATTGCTTTTATAAGTGTCGTAAAGAAGCTGGCAGATATTAGAGAAGTGACCTATAAACAAGATACCGTCAGCTTTAAAACGAGAGAAATCGAGAAAGTTTGGGCTGGCTTACAGAAAGCTGGTTGTCGGATTTCAGATTTGGAAGTGCAGAATAAGACCTTGCTTAACAGTCTATTTGATGAAACAAAGGGGGAAGAAAAGTGA
- a CDS encoding response regulator transcription factor translates to MRILVAEDQSMLRDALCQLLSFQDTVAAVLQAENGNQAISILKKEQVDVAILDIEMPEKTGLDVLDWVRDQALPVKVIMMTTFKRPGYFERAVKADVDAYVLKERSISDLMQTIDTVLAGRKEYSPELMDILLTQRSPLTKQETHLLKLVADGLSNKEIANQLYLSNGTVRNYMTGILSKLGVENRIAATKVAKENGWLQ, encoded by the coding sequence ATGAGAATCTTGGTTGCAGAAGACCAGTCGATGTTGCGAGACGCTCTCTGTCAGCTCCTGAGTTTTCAGGATACGGTGGCAGCTGTTTTACAGGCTGAAAATGGGAATCAAGCCATTTCTATTTTGAAAAAAGAGCAGGTTGATGTGGCGATTTTAGATATTGAAATGCCGGAAAAGACAGGATTGGATGTGTTGGATTGGGTGCGCGATCAAGCCCTACCCGTCAAGGTTATCATGATGACGACCTTCAAACGACCAGGCTATTTCGAGCGAGCAGTCAAAGCAGATGTTGATGCCTATGTACTCAAGGAGCGCTCGATTTCGGATCTCATGCAGACCATTGATACAGTCCTAGCGGGGAGGAAAGAATATTCTCCAGAGTTGATGGACATCCTCTTAACCCAGCGTAGTCCTTTGACAAAGCAGGAAACTCACTTGCTTAAATTGGTGGCGGATGGATTGTCCAATAAGGAAATTGCAAACCAGCTTTACCTGTCCAATGGGACTGTTCGCAATTACATGACGGGTATTCTATCTAAACTAGGCGTGGAAAACCGCATTGCTGCCACTAAAGTTGCAAAAGAAAATGGGTGGCTCCAATAG
- a CDS encoding YqgQ family protein, with protein MKRLYDVQQLLKRFGIIVYMGNRLYDIEMMQIELNRVYQAGLLERLEYMEADLVLRREHRLELEYQQSKERH; from the coding sequence ATGAAAAGACTTTATGATGTGCAGCAGTTGCTCAAGCGCTTCGGAATTATTGTCTACATGGGAAATCGCCTCTACGATATTGAGATGATGCAGATAGAGCTTAATCGAGTCTATCAGGCTGGTTTGTTGGAGCGATTAGAATACATGGAAGCCGATCTTGTTTTGAGACGAGAGCATCGTTTAGAATTAGAGTATCAACAATCGAAGGAGAGGCATTGA
- the rsmD gene encoding 16S rRNA (guanine(966)-N(2))-methyltransferase RsmD, with amino-acid sequence MRIVSGSYGGRRLKTLDGKITRPTSDKVRGAMFNMIGPYFDGGHVLDLYAGSGSLSIEAVSRGMASAILVERDRRAQAIIRENIAMTKEETKFRLLAMEASQALSSLEGPFDLVFLDPPYAEQEIEVMVTELCQRQLLSEDVMVVCETDKAVSLPEEIAELGIWKEKIYGISKVTVYVR; translated from the coding sequence ATGAGAATTGTATCAGGTAGTTATGGTGGAAGAAGATTAAAAACCTTGGACGGCAAAATAACAAGACCAACCTCGGATAAGGTTCGTGGAGCCATGTTTAATATGATTGGTCCCTACTTTGATGGCGGTCATGTCTTGGATCTTTATGCAGGGAGTGGTAGTTTATCTATCGAAGCAGTTTCACGGGGGATGGCATCGGCAATTCTAGTCGAGCGGGATCGTCGAGCGCAAGCCATCATTCGTGAAAATATCGCTATGACAAAGGAAGAAACTAAATTTCGTCTTTTGGCGATGGAGGCAAGTCAGGCCTTATCCAGTCTGGAAGGTCCGTTTGACTTGGTTTTTCTAGATCCTCCTTATGCCGAACAGGAGATTGAAGTCATGGTGACAGAACTTTGTCAGCGCCAGCTCTTATCAGAAGATGTCATGGTGGTTTGTGAGACGGATAAGGCGGTTTCTCTTCCGGAGGAAATAGCAGAGCTAGGTATTTGGAAGGAAAAAATTTACGGAATTAGTAAGGTGACAGTGTATGTCAGATAA
- the nadE gene encoding ammonia-dependent NAD(+) synthetase: MTLQEIIIKELGVKPQINPQEEIRRSIDFLKDYLKKHPFLKTYVLGISGGQDSTLAGRLAQLAMEEMRTETGDNDYQFIAIRLPYGVQADESDAQAALAFIQPDVSLTINIKEPTDAMVGAVNTNGLTMSDFNKGNAKARMRMIAQYAIAGERKGAVIGTDHAAENITGFFTKHGDGGADILPLYRLNKRQGKQLLAELGAEAKLYEKIPTADLEDDKPGLADETALGVTYNQIDDYLEGKTIAPQAQTIIESWWKKTAHKRHLPITIFDDFWK; encoded by the coding sequence ATGACATTACAAGAAATCATTATCAAAGAACTAGGTGTCAAGCCTCAAATCAACCCTCAGGAGGAGATTCGCCGCTCTATTGATTTTCTAAAAGATTATCTAAAAAAACATCCATTTTTAAAAACCTATGTTTTAGGAATTTCTGGTGGACAAGACTCGACCCTTGCGGGGCGCTTGGCTCAGTTAGCCATGGAGGAAATGCGAACTGAGACCGGCGACAATGATTACCAGTTTATTGCTATCCGCCTTCCATATGGTGTGCAAGCTGATGAGTCTGATGCTCAAGCTGCCCTTGCATTCATTCAACCAGATGTCAGTCTAACCATTAACATTAAAGAGCCAACAGATGCTATGGTAGGAGCTGTCAATACCAATGGTCTAACCATGTCTGATTTTAACAAGGGAAATGCCAAAGCTCGCATGCGAATGATTGCCCAGTATGCTATTGCTGGCGAACGTAAAGGAGCTGTCATTGGAACCGATCATGCTGCTGAAAATATTACTGGCTTCTTCACCAAACACGGAGATGGCGGAGCCGATATTCTTCCTCTCTATCGCCTTAACAAACGCCAAGGTAAACAACTATTGGCCGAACTCGGTGCTGAGGCCAAGCTCTACGAAAAAATCCCAACCGCAGATTTGGAAGATGACAAGCCTGGCTTGGCTGACGAAACCGCTCTGGGAGTTACTTACAACCAAATTGATGACTATCTTGAAGGAAAAACTATTGCCCCTCAAGCTCAGACCATCATTGAAAGCTGGTGGAAGAAAACTGCCCATAAGCGCCACCTTCCCATTACTATCTTTGATGATTTTTGGAAGTAA
- the coaD gene encoding pantetheine-phosphate adenylyltransferase: MSDKIGMFTGSFDPITKGHVDMIERASGLFDKLYVGIFFNPNKVSLFTGKERLRHLQTVFERSPNIEVFLAGQQLVVDMAHERGVTHIVRGLRNSIDLEYEANFDYFNHQLAPDIETIYLISKPQYRNISSSQIRELIQYKQDISPYVPSFVSEEIKKNEKK; encoded by the coding sequence ATGTCAGATAAGATTGGAATGTTCACGGGTTCCTTTGACCCAATTACCAAGGGGCATGTAGATATGATTGAACGAGCTAGTGGTCTTTTTGACAAGCTCTATGTCGGTATTTTTTTCAACCCTAATAAAGTCTCTTTATTTACAGGGAAAGAGCGTTTGCGCCATCTTCAAACAGTCTTTGAGAGAAGTCCAAACATAGAAGTTTTTTTGGCAGGTCAGCAACTGGTTGTTGATATGGCTCATGAACGAGGTGTCACCCATATCGTACGTGGTCTGCGCAATAGCATTGATCTAGAATATGAAGCTAATTTTGACTATTTTAATCATCAGTTAGCGCCAGATATTGAGACAATCTATTTGATTTCAAAGCCTCAATATCGCAATATCTCTTCAAGTCAAATTCGTGAGCTGATACAGTACAAACAAGATATTAGTCCCTATGTACCATCTTTTGTTAGTGAGGAAATAAAAAAGAATGAAAAAAAATAG
- a CDS encoding serine protease — protein sequence MEKKFERLSWTEIGIISFMGLVLLISLAVSWHKKSQTSSGESTIAQQAPTIQKKATDTLIQEAENAVIVLEGTQTEEKLLEAQFAVNKLKDVSKKEALQKRINQVKELVGQQTDSQKQAKLKAELAKAEAAKKLEEQKKTAESETEQSTTASEKETRRQGSYSVPVQNTYRGQQPPLTTENQQQINSSDTSTNSPVESSETAPAEESVNSSASIETETTPQTSETSETEHLTDPNITTDNP from the coding sequence ATGGAAAAGAAGTTTGAAAGATTGTCGTGGACTGAGATTGGTATCATTTCTTTTATGGGACTCGTCTTATTGATTAGCCTAGCAGTTAGCTGGCATAAGAAGTCTCAAACCTCAAGCGGCGAATCGACTATTGCTCAGCAAGCCCCCACCATTCAAAAAAAAGCCACAGATACCTTAATCCAAGAAGCTGAGAATGCTGTAATCGTATTAGAAGGTACACAGACTGAGGAAAAATTACTTGAAGCTCAATTTGCTGTAAATAAATTAAAGGATGTAAGTAAGAAAGAAGCGTTGCAAAAACGGATTAATCAAGTAAAAGAGCTGGTCGGCCAGCAAACAGATAGCCAAAAGCAAGCTAAGCTAAAAGCTGAATTGGCTAAAGCAGAAGCGGCAAAAAAGTTAGAGGAACAGAAAAAAACTGCTGAAAGCGAAACCGAGCAATCAACGACTGCTTCTGAGAAAGAAACTCGTCGCCAAGGTTCCTACTCAGTACCAGTTCAGAATACCTACCGTGGGCAACAACCACCTCTTACTACAGAGAATCAGCAGCAAATCAACTCATCAGATACTAGTACAAATTCTCCGGTAGAGTCCAGCGAAACGGCACCGGCGGAGGAGTCTGTAAATTCTTCTGCTTCAATTGAAACAGAGACCACGCCCCAAACGAGCGAAACATCAGAAACTGAACACTTGACAGATCCAAATATAACAACGGATAATCCTTAA
- the rlmN gene encoding 23S rRNA (adenine(2503)-C(2))-methyltransferase RlmN: protein MKPSIYAFSQANLVDWMLENGEKKFRAAQVWEWLYRLRVQSFAEMTNLPKSLIEKLEEHFVVNPLKQRIAQESKDGTMKYLFELPDGMLIETVLMRQHYGLSVCVTTQVGCNIGCTFCASGLIPKQRDLNSGEIVAQIMLVQKYLDERNQHERVSHIVVMGIGEPLDNYDNVMTFLRVVNDDKGLAIGARHITVSTSGLAPKIREFAREGVQVNLAVSLHAPNNHLRSSIMRINRKFPIEVLFEAIEDYIKVTNRRVTFEYIMLNEVNDGVEQAQELADLTKNIRKLSYINLIPYNPVSEHDQYSRSTPERVNAFYDRLKRNGVNCVVRQEHGTDIDAACGQLRSNTLKKDREKMRARIAAAKAKAGIRA from the coding sequence ATGAAACCATCAATTTATGCTTTTAGTCAGGCCAATCTTGTCGATTGGATGTTAGAAAATGGGGAAAAGAAATTTCGTGCTGCTCAAGTTTGGGAATGGCTCTATCGCTTGCGTGTTCAATCTTTTGCAGAAATGACCAATCTACCTAAGTCCTTGATTGAGAAGCTGGAAGAGCATTTTGTTGTCAATCCCCTCAAGCAACGGATCGCCCAAGAATCAAAAGATGGTACGATGAAATACCTTTTTGAATTGCCGGACGGTATGCTGATTGAAACTGTTCTTATGCGCCAACATTATGGTTTATCAGTCTGTGTAACGACTCAGGTGGGCTGTAATATTGGCTGTACTTTCTGTGCTTCTGGTCTCATTCCAAAGCAGCGTGATTTAAATAGCGGTGAGATTGTTGCTCAAATCATGTTGGTGCAAAAATATTTGGATGAGCGAAATCAACATGAACGTGTGAGTCATATTGTCGTGATGGGAATTGGTGAGCCGCTTGATAACTATGACAATGTTATGACCTTCTTACGTGTGGTTAATGATGATAAGGGACTGGCGATTGGTGCCCGTCATATAACGGTTTCAACATCCGGTTTGGCACCAAAAATCCGTGAATTTGCTCGTGAAGGAGTTCAGGTCAATTTGGCAGTATCTCTTCATGCGCCAAATAATCACTTGCGCTCCAGTATCATGCGCATCAACCGTAAGTTTCCAATTGAAGTCTTATTTGAGGCGATTGAAGACTATATCAAGGTGACCAACCGCCGTGTGACCTTTGAATATATCATGCTCAATGAGGTCAATGACGGAGTGGAACAAGCTCAGGAATTGGCTGATTTAACGAAGAATATCCGTAAGTTATCTTATATCAATCTGATTCCTTATAACCCTGTTAGTGAGCATGACCAGTACAGTCGTTCAACTCCTGAGCGTGTGAATGCTTTCTATGATCGCCTCAAGAGAAATGGTGTGAACTGCGTCGTTCGTCAAGAACACGGTACGGATATTGATGCTGCTTGTGGGCAACTACGTTCCAATACGCTTAAAAAGGACCGTGAAAAGATGCGTGCTCGTATCGCTGCAGCCAAGGCAAAGGCGGGGATCAGAGCATGA
- a CDS encoding VanZ family protein, producing MRRFFKADGSLTKLGNWTCTSLAGAYALAIALLCFLPQNLYPQYKDFSTPGIIQVGRLYFLPTPFNSIINGDKVDSLANFGWIVLQNMTNIFLLFPLVFLLLFLWEKWRSLRAVTIYTFCISLFIECMQLLLDLLIDAQRVFEVDDLWTNTLGGVLAYLTYKWIMQRGRFSK from the coding sequence ATGAGACGATTCTTTAAGGCAGATGGTAGTCTGACTAAGCTAGGAAACTGGACTTGTACATCTTTAGCTGGAGCTTACGCTCTGGCTATTGCTTTACTTTGCTTTCTTCCCCAAAACTTGTACCCTCAGTACAAGGACTTTTCCACACCAGGAATTATTCAGGTTGGCCGACTTTACTTCTTGCCTACTCCCTTCAATAGTATCATCAATGGTGATAAGGTAGATAGTCTAGCCAATTTTGGCTGGATTGTTCTACAAAATATGACAAATATCTTCCTCCTTTTCCCTTTGGTTTTTTTGCTCTTATTTCTATGGGAAAAATGGCGGAGCCTTCGAGCAGTTACTATTTATACTTTTTGCATCAGCCTTTTTATCGAGTGCATGCAATTGCTTCTGGATCTTTTGATTGATGCCCAACGTGTGTTTGAAGTAGATGATCTTTGGACAAATACATTGGGTGGAGTTCTTGCCTACCTGACTTATAAATGGATAATGCAACGCGGTAGATTTTCGAAATAA
- a CDS encoding ABC transporter permease → MKALLAIESIKLQRDLGTFLLSVGMPVIFFLIFSSIVQFNDPNMQKNFIQSYMLTMTNFSMSGFALFTFPMMLAEDRKNSWLVFLQHSPLSTWKYYVSKLYRVFLCFLMSIFIVFAVGGLIKKVKLSVWGWSVSAILLLLTSVVFLAIGLLLAQIQSEQTMSVVSNLLYFILAILGGSWMPVHTFPEWVQKICRLTPSYHVNQLVVTYAQNSEFLWKSLLIVLGYAIIFLVIALFFSRKSQVK, encoded by the coding sequence GTGAAAGCTCTGTTAGCAATTGAAAGCATTAAATTACAACGGGATTTGGGAACCTTCCTACTTTCGGTAGGGATGCCAGTCATCTTTTTCCTCATCTTTTCCTCAATAGTACAATTTAATGATCCCAACATGCAAAAAAACTTTATCCAATCCTATATGCTGACGATGACCAATTTTTCTATGTCAGGCTTTGCCCTCTTTACTTTTCCTATGATGTTAGCGGAGGATCGTAAAAATAGTTGGTTAGTTTTTCTTCAGCATTCTCCTTTATCCACATGGAAGTACTACGTATCTAAGCTTTATCGAGTCTTTCTTTGTTTTCTTATGTCCATTTTCATCGTTTTTGCGGTTGGAGGCCTAATCAAAAAGGTGAAACTATCCGTTTGGGGATGGAGTGTGTCAGCAATTCTCCTTCTCCTAACCTCGGTAGTTTTTCTAGCTATTGGCTTACTCTTGGCACAAATCCAGTCAGAACAAACCATGTCTGTAGTGAGTAATCTACTTTATTTTATTCTAGCAATTCTCGGAGGTTCTTGGATGCCTGTCCATACTTTTCCAGAATGGGTACAAAAGATTTGTAGATTAACACCAAGTTACCATGTCAATCAGCTAGTAGTCACCTATGCTCAGAACAGTGAATTTTTATGGAAGTCCTTGCTTATTGTACTAGGATATGCGATAATTTTTCTAGTAATAGCTCTCTTTTTCAGTAGAAAGAGCCAAGTCAAGTGA
- a CDS encoding SepM family pheromone-processing serine protease translates to MKKNRKLLLITSIVLGTLLIWFTVFVPLPYYLESPGGAADIRQVLTVNNQVDEKEGSYNFTYVSVQQATALQLLAAQFDPHTSVRSAEEMAGGANSAEYFRIARFYMETSQNMAKYQGLTLAGKEANMKFFGVYVLNLAEDSTFKSILNIADTVVSINGKTFESSPDLIKYVSGLELGSDVTVGYISDGEEKSAKGKIIKLANGKNGIGIGLVDHTEVQSSVPIDFQTGNIGGPSAGLMFTLAIYTQLADPDLRDGRMIAGTGTIEKDGKVGDIGGADKKVLSAAKAGASIFFVPNNPVDEAILKLNPNAKTNYEEAKESAEKAAVDIEIVPVQTVQDAIDYLKKTKSE, encoded by the coding sequence ATGAAAAAAAATAGAAAACTACTCTTAATCACATCCATTGTTTTAGGAACTCTTTTGATTTGGTTTACTGTCTTTGTTCCCCTACCTTATTATCTAGAAAGTCCTGGAGGAGCTGCTGATATTCGTCAAGTATTAACAGTAAATAATCAAGTAGACGAGAAAGAGGGATCTTACAATTTTACTTATGTGTCTGTTCAGCAAGCTACAGCTTTGCAACTGTTAGCAGCCCAGTTTGACCCGCATACAAGTGTGCGATCAGCCGAAGAGATGGCAGGTGGTGCCAATAGTGCAGAGTACTTCCGTATCGCTCGCTTCTACATGGAAACTTCACAGAATATGGCCAAATACCAAGGATTAACCTTGGCAGGAAAAGAAGCGAATATGAAGTTCTTTGGCGTATATGTTCTCAACTTGGCAGAAGATTCTACTTTTAAAAGTATTCTTAATATTGCTGATACAGTTGTTAGTATCAACGGAAAAACCTTTGAATCATCACCAGATTTAATCAAGTATGTTAGTGGTTTAGAATTGGGCAGTGATGTTACAGTTGGCTATATCAGCGATGGGGAAGAAAAATCGGCCAAGGGTAAGATTATTAAATTAGCTAATGGTAAGAATGGTATTGGAATTGGTCTTGTTGACCATACGGAGGTTCAAAGCTCAGTTCCAATTGATTTCCAAACAGGTAATATAGGTGGACCAAGTGCAGGACTGATGTTCACTTTAGCTATCTATACTCAATTGGCAGATCCTGATTTGCGCGATGGACGGATGATTGCAGGAACGGGTACCATAGAAAAAGATGGTAAGGTTGGAGATATTGGTGGAGCAGATAAAAAGGTTTTATCAGCAGCTAAAGCGGGAGCAAGTATCTTCTTTGTCCCAAATAATCCAGTTGATGAAGCCATTTTGAAGCTGAATCCAAATGCCAAAACTAATTATGAAGAAGCGAAAGAATCGGCTGAGAAGGCGGCTGTGGATATTGAGATTGTCCCTGTCCAGACTGTTCAAGACGCTATTGATTATCTTAAGAAGACAAAGAGCGAGTAA
- a CDS encoding sensor histidine kinase — protein MFFVGMVFLYFPLYYSQYSPNAVLIVVSTILFALFYCSLFYTNHKLYSMLAWFYMIGYIAVMSFGSNLQFSLFLFNLSNMLAWHYKEDRWSYRTVSYTALLVAILLWASFGPVVFEIRAFIFVLHFFGIALLLFERMEAKREAMKKRLQEQNASINLLLAENERNRISQDLHDTLGHVFAMMSVKAELVRTLLEHHQVEQAKKEVADLQTLAKDSMSDVRQIVQSLKQHTIAEELQILQQMLALAGVDLVVFDREIAEQLSMLVQNKLAMVLRELGNNLLKHSKASKCYLTFEREKQGLILKYEDDGIGFTQLKGNELHTIRDRLVTIQGRLDFLSLSNPTRLSIRVPIEEASE, from the coding sequence ATGTTTTTTGTAGGCATGGTCTTTCTTTATTTTCCTCTTTACTATTCTCAGTATTCTCCTAATGCAGTGCTAATAGTGGTATCAACGATTCTCTTTGCTCTGTTCTATTGTTCGCTCTTTTATACTAACCACAAACTTTATTCTATGCTGGCCTGGTTTTATATGATTGGCTATATTGCCGTTATGAGTTTTGGTAGTAATCTGCAATTTTCCCTCTTTCTCTTTAACCTATCTAATATGCTTGCCTGGCACTATAAAGAGGATAGATGGTCTTACCGAACAGTTTCCTATACGGCGTTATTGGTAGCTATTTTGCTTTGGGCCTCCTTTGGACCTGTCGTTTTTGAGATTCGTGCTTTCATTTTTGTCCTTCACTTTTTCGGTATTGCCTTATTGTTATTTGAACGGATGGAGGCTAAGCGAGAGGCCATGAAAAAGCGATTACAGGAGCAAAATGCCTCTATCAATCTTTTACTTGCTGAAAATGAGCGTAATCGTATCAGTCAAGATCTACACGATACATTGGGGCATGTCTTTGCTATGATGTCGGTCAAGGCGGAATTAGTTCGGACTCTCTTGGAACACCATCAGGTGGAACAGGCTAAAAAAGAAGTAGCCGACCTTCAAACCCTAGCAAAAGATTCTATGTCTGATGTTCGCCAGATTGTTCAGTCTCTTAAGCAACATACAATAGCAGAGGAATTGCAGATCTTGCAGCAGATGCTAGCCTTGGCAGGAGTGGATTTGGTCGTTTTTGATAGGGAAATAGCAGAGCAGTTGAGTATGCTTGTCCAGAATAAATTAGCTATGGTGTTAAGGGAGCTAGGTAATAATCTGCTTAAACACAGCAAAGCCAGTAAGTGTTATCTGACTTTTGAACGAGAGAAACAGGGACTTATTTTGAAGTACGAAGATGATGGAATTGGCTTTACCCAACTCAAAGGCAATGAGTTACATACTATTAGAGATAGGCTGGTAACGATTCAGGGAAGGTTGGATTTTCTTTCTCTTTCTAATCCTACTCGCCTGTCCATTCGAGTACCGATTGAGGAGGCATCAGAATGA
- a CDS encoding rhodanese-like domain-containing protein, translated as METLWMILVFLVLLGAWMGFNYWRLHRAATVIDNAEFSEKIHAGQLVDLRDPNEFRRKHILGARNIPYQQLKQSTAALRKDKPVLIYENDRGQLVTPAALHLKKQGFNEIYILSYGLNGWNGKVKTAK; from the coding sequence ATGGAAACATTGTGGATGATTTTAGTATTTTTAGTTCTGTTGGGAGCATGGATGGGATTTAATTACTGGAGATTGCATCGAGCAGCTACAGTGATTGATAATGCTGAGTTTTCGGAAAAAATTCATGCAGGTCAGTTAGTTGACCTGCGTGATCCTAATGAATTCCGTAGAAAACATATCTTGGGAGCCCGCAACATTCCTTATCAGCAATTAAAACAAAGTACAGCAGCTCTTCGTAAGGACAAACCAGTTTTAATTTATGAAAATGATCGTGGTCAGTTGGTGACACCTGCGGCTCTTCATCTAAAAAAACAAGGCTTTAATGAAATCTATATCTTGAGTTACGGCTTAAACGGTTGGAATGGCAAAGTGAAAACTGCCAAGTAG
- a CDS encoding YutD family protein, with protein sequence MKKEILPEMYNYNKYPGPSFARVGDKVVAENIELDLLEDYKEAFDQTIFGQRFSQLMLKFDYIVGDWGNDQLRLKGFYKDDKNVKHDLKISRLDDYLTEYCNFGCAYFVLANPNPQELPVEVEERPRRRRNRNRSRNHNQPWTDSVGPKENRNSRSEKQKKSKQQGKQTDQSRHFTVYRDKKSNNAKQNQAERFQKRDRKQDKREMNEAKRSFVIRQK encoded by the coding sequence ATGAAAAAAGAGATTTTACCTGAAATGTATAATTATAATAAATATCCAGGTCCAAGCTTTGCCCGTGTCGGAGACAAGGTTGTAGCCGAAAATATTGAATTAGACTTGTTAGAAGATTATAAAGAAGCCTTTGATCAGACAATCTTTGGTCAACGTTTTTCACAACTCATGCTCAAGTTTGACTACATCGTAGGCGATTGGGGTAATGATCAGCTGCGCTTAAAGGGTTTTTATAAAGATGATAAAAACGTAAAGCATGATTTAAAAATCAGCCGATTAGATGATTATTTGACAGAATACTGTAATTTTGGTTGTGCCTATTTTGTCTTAGCAAATCCGAATCCACAGGAATTGCCAGTAGAAGTGGAAGAAAGACCACGTCGCAGGCGTAACCGGAATCGTAGCCGCAATCATAATCAGCCGTGGACGGATTCCGTTGGACCAAAAGAGAATAGAAATAGTCGCAGCGAGAAGCAGAAAAAAAGCAAACAACAAGGGAAGCAAACGGATCAGTCTCGTCACTTTACTGTTTACCGTGATAAAAAATCCAACAATGCGAAGCAAAATCAGGCGGAGCGTTTCCAGAAACGTGATCGCAAACAAGATAAGCGTGAGATGAATGAGGCTAAGCGTAGCTTTGTCATCCGACAAAAATAG